One window from the genome of Actinoplanes teichomyceticus ATCC 31121 encodes:
- a CDS encoding cobalamin B12-binding domain-containing protein, whose amino-acid sequence MTTYAPSRPLGDPAFHDEYLRLVGDGDEYAATRMALDLLDDGVPAQRIMIDLIGGTQARVGELWAGNEWSVAREHAATAVNERVLAALAAQVHTRPHRGRITLACVDGEWHGLPARILAETLRMDGWRVDFLGASVPGPHLITHLHQTGPDAVALSCMIPTRLPRAHAAITACRAAGVPVIAGGRGFGPGGSWAQRLGADAWAGTAEEAVDRLADDWPPPPAPEFPAAQLGDEEYTHLVRSRPQLIEIAMQRLGAAYPAVHHYDAQQVDATREDFGHIADFLAASLYVGEPQIFRDFTAWTASVLTARDVSVTALRVGLRLVRDQLIDFPAAIRTLDLAIADLPRP is encoded by the coding sequence ATGACGACGTACGCTCCCTCCCGCCCGCTCGGCGACCCCGCCTTCCACGACGAGTACCTGCGCCTGGTCGGGGACGGCGACGAGTACGCCGCCACCCGGATGGCCCTGGACCTGCTCGACGACGGCGTGCCCGCGCAACGCATCATGATCGACCTGATCGGCGGCACCCAGGCGCGGGTCGGCGAGCTGTGGGCCGGCAACGAGTGGTCGGTGGCCCGCGAGCACGCCGCCACCGCCGTCAACGAGCGGGTGCTGGCCGCGCTCGCCGCCCAGGTGCACACCCGGCCGCACCGCGGCCGGATCACCCTGGCCTGCGTCGACGGCGAATGGCACGGTCTGCCGGCCCGTATCCTGGCCGAGACGCTGCGGATGGACGGCTGGCGGGTCGACTTCCTCGGCGCCAGCGTGCCCGGCCCGCACCTGATCACCCATCTGCACCAGACCGGCCCGGACGCGGTCGCGCTCAGCTGCATGATCCCGACCCGGCTCCCCCGCGCCCACGCCGCCATCACCGCGTGCCGCGCCGCCGGCGTCCCGGTGATCGCCGGCGGGCGGGGCTTCGGCCCGGGCGGCAGCTGGGCGCAACGCCTCGGCGCCGACGCCTGGGCCGGCACCGCGGAGGAGGCGGTGGACCGCCTGGCCGACGACTGGCCGCCGCCGCCGGCTCCGGAGTTCCCCGCCGCGCAGCTGGGCGACGAGGAGTACACCCATCTGGTCCGCTCCCGGCCGCAGCTCATCGAGATCGCGATGCAGCGGCTGGGCGCCGCCTACCCCGCCGTCCACCACTACGACGCGCAGCAGGTCGATGCGACCCGGGAGGACTTCGGGCACATCGCCGATTTCCTGGCCGCCTCGCTGTACGTCGGCGAGCCACAGATCTTCCGGGACTTCACCGCCTGGACGGCGTCCGTCCTGACCGCCCGCGACGTCTCGGTCACCGCGCTGCGGGTCGGGCTGCGCCTGGTCCGCGACCAGTTGATCGACTTTCCGGCCGCCATCCGCACCCTGGACCTGGCCATCGCCGACCTCCCGCGCCCCTGA
- a CDS encoding DUF6401 family natural product biosynthesis protein, with product MTNENLALAPIAAATAAVSADAYLDDMMARVGVDGLTAAFAEPGLLATVDQHAAAVREALRDAGRAIDVDALAAYARSIAAAAVRMRRPVPAAGEAPTTVAGWSAAGWPLLRLLAVCLIADSAGLL from the coding sequence ATGACGAACGAGAACCTCGCCCTCGCCCCGATCGCCGCCGCTACCGCCGCCGTTTCCGCCGACGCGTACCTCGACGACATGATGGCCCGGGTGGGTGTCGACGGCCTGACGGCCGCGTTCGCCGAGCCGGGCCTGCTGGCCACCGTCGACCAGCACGCGGCGGCCGTCCGGGAGGCGCTGCGCGACGCGGGTCGCGCGATCGACGTGGACGCTCTGGCCGCGTACGCCCGCAGCATCGCCGCCGCCGCGGTCCGGATGCGCCGGCCGGTCCCCGCCGCGGGTGAGGCGCCGACCACGGTCGCCGGGTGGAGCGCCGCCGGGTGGCCGCTGCTGCGCCTGCTCGCGGTCTGCCTGATCGCCGACTCGGCCGGGTTGCTGTAA
- a CDS encoding response regulator: protein MIVVAEDHDDIRYVLKRSLERAGHRVVAAADGAAALAAVREHRPDLVVTDVDMPRMTGLDLCRAIRADDDLRHIPVVVASGSLLPGDERASDAGASATLLKPFLPAQLLALVAALLPQSAPDGS, encoded by the coding sequence GTGATCGTTGTCGCGGAGGACCACGACGACATCCGGTACGTGCTGAAACGCTCCCTGGAACGGGCCGGGCACCGGGTCGTGGCGGCGGCCGACGGCGCGGCGGCGCTGGCCGCGGTCCGCGAGCACCGCCCCGATCTGGTGGTGACCGACGTCGACATGCCGCGGATGACCGGGCTGGACCTGTGCCGGGCCATCCGGGCCGACGACGACCTGCGACACATCCCGGTGGTGGTGGCCAGCGGGTCGCTGCTGCCCGGCGACGAGCGGGCCAGCGACGCGGGCGCGTCGGCGACGCTGCTCAAGCCGTTCCTGCCGGCGCAGCTGCTGGCCCTGGTGGCGGCGCTGCTGCCGCAGTCCGCCCCGGACGGCTCCTAG
- the hrpA gene encoding ATP-dependent RNA helicase HrpA, whose amino-acid sequence MSISPSSPAVPELRDRISELLPRDEHRLRRRLDGTRRIRDDAARSAALTEIAAEVDRARLRLASRLAAVPAITYPQALPVSARKDDIAAAIRDHQVVVVAGETGSGKTTQIPKICLELGRGVRGQIGHTQPRRIAARTVAERIAEELDRPLGSTVGYKVRFTDQVSEDTLVKVMTDGILLAEIQNDRMLRRYDTLIIDEAHERSLNIDFILGYLKELLPKRPDLKLVITSATIETQRFAEHFADASGKPAPVIEVSGRTYPVEVRYRPLVTTTVIDDDEDEVREEPIDQTEGIAAAVDELPADGDILVFLSGEREIRDTADALNKKDLRNTEVVPLYGRLSAAEQHRVFERHTGRRIVLATNVAETSLTVPGIRYVIDPGTARISRYSSRLKVQRLPIEPVSQASANQRKGRCGRTSDGICIRLYSEEDFEGRPEFTEPEILRTNLASVILQMTNLGLGDLARFPFIDPPDKRNITDGIKLLEELGALDDRKLTPLGRQLAQLPVDPRLARMVIEAARQECLAEVMVIAAALSIQDPRERPADKQQQADEKHARFTDKESDFFSYLNLWRYLREKQRELSGNQFRRLCRSEFLNYLRVREWQDIYTQLRQVVRTLDLSVKEDWDAGVAPQPVHTALLAGLLSHIGLKDTDKREYLGARGAKFAIFPGSALFKRQPRWVMSAELVETSRLWARVNARIEPEWAEKLAPHLVKRSYSEPHWDRKLGAVMAFEKVTLYGLPIVPRRRVGYGRVDPVVSRELFIRHALVEGDWETHHKFFDANRRLLRQITEIENRARRRDIAVDDETVYALYDARIPAEVISARHFDGWWKKARHDDPELLHFTRDDLVNAGRDTVDPNAFPDAWLSNGVRLPLSYTFEPGSPADGVTVRVPLELINKIDADDFGWSVPGFRKDVVIALIRALPKALRTSFVPVPDWAEAALARAPVRRGPLPDAIGAELRRLTGTVVPRDAWRPDQVPEHLRMNFRIVNEAGEVVAEGRDLEVLRRQLAPKVQATISRAAGDLERTGITTNDFGVLPRRVAQVRGGYQVNVWPALVDEGASVGVKVFETEAEQRVAMRAGTRRLLLLTLPPAARYLQGRLDNRAKLELSRANPYRSIADLLDDCAGAAVDKLVADAGGPVWSSVEFASLRDTVREDLVDAVANVVTQVQAVLATAYDVEQRVKQARDPALLPAMADIRQQLKGLVYPGFVTETGWRQLHHLPRYLRGITHRMDRLGNGAGRDRQLTAQIHEIEAEYRELKAEAAPGGPAQEGLREIRWMIEELRINFFAQALGTAYPVSDKRIFKAMDALPG is encoded by the coding sequence ATGTCGATATCGCCTTCCAGCCCCGCCGTGCCCGAGCTGCGCGACCGGATCTCCGAGCTGCTTCCCCGTGACGAACACCGGCTGCGGCGCCGCCTGGACGGGACCAGGCGGATCCGCGACGACGCCGCCCGATCCGCCGCGCTGACCGAGATCGCCGCCGAGGTGGACCGGGCCCGGCTGCGCCTGGCGAGCCGGCTCGCCGCCGTGCCCGCGATCACCTACCCGCAGGCGCTGCCGGTCAGCGCCCGCAAGGACGACATCGCCGCGGCGATCCGGGACCACCAGGTGGTGGTCGTGGCCGGCGAGACCGGCTCCGGCAAGACCACCCAGATCCCGAAGATCTGCCTGGAGCTGGGCCGGGGCGTGCGCGGCCAGATCGGGCACACCCAGCCGCGCCGGATCGCGGCCCGCACCGTCGCCGAGCGGATCGCCGAGGAGCTGGACCGGCCGCTGGGCTCGACGGTCGGCTACAAGGTCCGGTTCACCGACCAGGTGAGCGAGGACACCCTGGTCAAGGTGATGACCGACGGCATCCTGCTGGCGGAGATCCAGAACGACCGGATGCTGCGCCGCTACGACACGCTGATCATCGACGAGGCGCACGAGCGCAGCCTCAACATCGACTTCATCCTGGGCTACCTCAAGGAGCTGCTGCCCAAGCGGCCCGACCTCAAGCTCGTGATCACCTCGGCGACCATCGAGACCCAGCGGTTCGCCGAGCACTTCGCCGACGCGTCCGGCAAGCCGGCGCCGGTGATCGAGGTGTCCGGCCGGACGTACCCGGTCGAGGTCCGCTACCGCCCGCTGGTCACCACCACGGTCATCGACGATGACGAGGACGAGGTGCGCGAGGAGCCGATCGACCAGACCGAGGGCATCGCCGCCGCGGTCGACGAGCTGCCGGCCGACGGCGACATCCTGGTCTTCCTCTCCGGCGAGCGGGAGATCCGGGACACCGCCGACGCGCTGAACAAGAAGGACCTGCGCAACACCGAGGTGGTCCCGCTGTACGGCCGGCTCAGCGCCGCCGAGCAGCACCGGGTCTTCGAACGGCACACCGGCCGCCGGATCGTGCTGGCCACCAACGTCGCCGAGACCTCGCTGACCGTGCCCGGCATCCGTTACGTGATCGACCCGGGCACCGCGCGGATCAGCCGGTACTCCAGCCGGCTCAAGGTGCAGCGCCTGCCGATCGAGCCGGTCTCGCAGGCCAGCGCGAACCAGCGCAAGGGCCGCTGCGGGCGGACCTCGGACGGCATCTGCATCCGGCTGTACTCGGAGGAGGACTTCGAGGGCCGGCCGGAGTTCACCGAGCCGGAGATCCTGCGGACCAACCTGGCCTCGGTCATCCTGCAGATGACCAACCTGGGGCTGGGCGACCTCGCCCGGTTCCCGTTCATCGACCCGCCGGACAAGCGCAACATCACCGACGGCATCAAGCTGCTGGAGGAGCTCGGCGCCCTCGACGACCGCAAGCTCACCCCGCTCGGCCGGCAGCTGGCCCAGCTCCCGGTCGATCCGCGGCTGGCCCGGATGGTCATCGAGGCCGCCCGGCAGGAGTGCCTCGCCGAGGTGATGGTGATCGCCGCCGCGTTGTCGATCCAGGACCCGCGCGAGCGGCCGGCCGACAAGCAGCAGCAGGCCGACGAGAAGCACGCCCGGTTCACCGACAAGGAGTCGGACTTCTTCAGCTACCTCAACCTGTGGCGTTACCTGCGGGAGAAGCAGCGGGAGCTGTCCGGCAACCAGTTCCGCCGGCTGTGCCGCTCGGAGTTCTTGAACTACCTGCGCGTCCGCGAGTGGCAGGACATCTACACCCAGCTGCGGCAGGTGGTGCGTACGCTCGATCTGTCGGTCAAGGAGGACTGGGACGCCGGGGTCGCGCCGCAACCGGTGCACACCGCCCTGCTCGCGGGTCTGCTGAGCCACATCGGGCTCAAGGACACCGACAAGCGTGAATATCTCGGTGCCCGTGGCGCCAAGTTCGCGATCTTCCCGGGCTCGGCGCTGTTCAAGCGCCAGCCACGCTGGGTGATGTCCGCCGAGCTGGTCGAGACCAGCCGCCTGTGGGCCCGGGTGAACGCCCGGATCGAGCCGGAATGGGCCGAGAAGCTCGCCCCCCACCTGGTGAAGCGTTCTTACAGCGAGCCGCACTGGGATCGCAAGCTCGGCGCCGTGATGGCTTTCGAGAAGGTCACCCTGTACGGCCTGCCGATCGTGCCGCGCCGCCGGGTCGGCTACGGCCGGGTGGACCCGGTCGTCTCCCGCGAGCTGTTCATCCGGCACGCCCTGGTGGAGGGCGACTGGGAGACCCACCACAAGTTCTTCGACGCCAACCGGCGGCTGCTACGGCAGATCACCGAGATCGAGAACCGGGCGCGGCGGCGGGACATCGCGGTCGACGACGAGACCGTGTACGCCCTCTACGACGCCCGGATCCCGGCCGAGGTGATCTCCGCCCGGCACTTCGACGGCTGGTGGAAGAAGGCCCGGCACGACGATCCCGAACTGCTGCACTTCACCCGTGACGACCTGGTCAACGCGGGCCGCGACACGGTGGACCCGAACGCCTTCCCGGACGCGTGGCTCAGCAACGGGGTGCGGCTGCCGCTGTCCTACACGTTCGAGCCGGGCTCGCCCGCCGACGGCGTCACCGTCCGGGTGCCCCTGGAACTGATCAACAAGATCGACGCGGACGACTTCGGCTGGTCCGTGCCGGGCTTCCGCAAGGACGTGGTGATCGCGCTGATCCGGGCCCTGCCCAAGGCGCTGCGCACCAGCTTCGTCCCGGTGCCGGACTGGGCCGAGGCGGCGCTCGCCCGGGCGCCGGTACGACGCGGGCCGCTGCCCGACGCGATCGGCGCCGAGCTGCGCCGGCTCACCGGCACCGTGGTGCCGCGCGACGCCTGGCGCCCCGACCAGGTGCCGGAGCATCTGCGGATGAACTTCCGGATCGTCAACGAGGCCGGCGAGGTGGTCGCCGAGGGCCGCGACCTGGAGGTGCTGCGCCGGCAGCTGGCCCCGAAGGTGCAGGCCACCATCTCCCGCGCGGCCGGGGACCTGGAACGCACCGGGATCACCACCAACGACTTCGGCGTGCTCCCGCGCCGGGTCGCCCAGGTCCGCGGCGGGTACCAGGTGAACGTCTGGCCGGCCCTGGTCGACGAGGGCGCGAGCGTGGGCGTCAAGGTGTTCGAGACCGAGGCCGAGCAGCGGGTCGCGATGCGCGCCGGGACCCGGCGGCTGCTGCTGCTCACGCTGCCGCCCGCCGCCCGGTACCTGCAGGGGCGCCTGGACAACCGGGCGAAACTGGAGTTGTCCCGGGCCAACCCGTACCGCTCGATCGCCGACCTGCTCGACGACTGCGCGGGCGCGGCGGTCGACAAGCTGGTCGCGGACGCCGGGGGGCCGGTGTGGTCGTCGGTCGAGTTCGCCTCGCTGCGCGACACCGTCCGCGAGGATCTGGTCGACGCGGTGGCCAACGTGGTCACCCAGGTGCAGGCGGTCCTGGCCACGGCGTACGACGTGGAGCAGCGCGTCAAGCAGGCCCGCGACCCGGCCCTGCTGCCCGCCATGGCCGACATCCGGCAGCAGCTCAAGGGCCTGGTGTACCCGGGGTTCGTCACCGAGACCGGGTGGCGGCAGCTGCACCACCTGCCGCGCTACCTCCGCGGTATCACCCATCGGATGGATCGTCTGGGCAACGGCGCCGGCCGCGACCGGCAACTGACCGCCCAAATTCACGAGATCGAGGCGGAATATCGCGAACTCAAGGCCGAAGCGGCGCCCGGCGGACCGGCGCAGGAGGGGCTGCGGGAGATCCGCTGGATGATCGAGGAACTGCGGATCAACTTCTTCGCGCAGGCGCTCGGGACCGCATATCCCGTCTCTGACAAGCGCATATTCAAAGCGATGGACGCGTTGCCGGGCTAG
- a CDS encoding ATP-binding protein has translation MNGRQNPGPDRWRYLGPAPAAAVALVGVLATLLIVAALRAAERHSAERVMDQRAQMALAAVRTETDRYRALLETMAAGLATEDALTWADFDQASAPLTTSGLIGAPVVSYVAPVATDAVPAAQARWRAAGADGLTLRPQPGLDEHYFPIFIRALSEDDALAGSAGTDLGVVPEPAAALRTARQTTHGVVSDTYVLIRDRDVPADRQQQAFLLAAPIWTRANAPVFRGWVVLVLRGGDFLTGVLSTVSQGHLDAGLVAINGDGSRAEVARLHVPGEPDLVRHERVPVADHVWELDLRADSDRLPGAGGHLPVTVLVGGLILTGLLAWLVHVLAAGRTRARQQVAEATAELRAAEAESRRQAGLLGAIMNTIGDGVSVVDGAGRLVLENPAARTLTGVTESSIRPEDWQRHYGAYRADGVTPLPLEEMPLLRALHGEPIDGAEVVIRNAGRPDGALISIDARPLDPSAGLRGAVAVLRDITELRRYEKDLSIFAGVVAHDLKAPLAIVRGHCELALDDPGDEDGVGVSLRRIVQAVDRMDTLIETLLAYSTARDAPLRIGVVDLAPLVEEVLQERAASLRGDGSAPRWRVGPLPAVRADPAMLRHVLDNLIGNAFKYVRRGEAPWAEVTAGPAAPGWVRIEVADAGIGIPDPDKPRVFESFHRAEGSAGYAGTGLGLAICRRIVERHGGEIGVEDNPGGGARFHFTLPAATVTEETDMNNIPAEPAEQDDAQVRAALDRALAERAAILDSRLPGLSALPAAEPSAHDPAAARLRAPVPDHQHRD, from the coding sequence GTGAACGGTCGGCAGAATCCGGGACCGGACCGGTGGCGGTACCTCGGCCCGGCGCCGGCGGCCGCGGTCGCGCTCGTCGGTGTGCTGGCCACCCTGCTCATCGTGGCCGCGCTGCGCGCCGCCGAGCGGCACAGCGCGGAACGGGTGATGGACCAGCGCGCCCAGATGGCGCTGGCCGCGGTGCGCACCGAGACCGACCGGTACCGCGCCCTGCTGGAGACGATGGCCGCCGGGCTCGCCACCGAGGACGCGCTGACCTGGGCGGATTTCGATCAGGCCAGCGCGCCCCTGACCACCTCCGGGCTGATCGGGGCGCCGGTCGTGTCGTACGTCGCGCCGGTCGCCACCGACGCGGTCCCGGCCGCCCAGGCGCGGTGGCGCGCGGCCGGCGCCGACGGGCTGACCCTGCGCCCGCAGCCCGGCCTGGACGAGCACTACTTCCCGATCTTCATCCGGGCGCTGAGCGAGGACGACGCGCTGGCCGGCTCGGCCGGGACCGACCTGGGCGTCGTACCGGAGCCGGCCGCCGCGCTGCGGACCGCCCGGCAGACCACCCACGGCGTCGTCTCCGACACGTACGTCCTGATCCGCGACCGCGACGTGCCGGCCGACCGGCAGCAGCAGGCGTTCCTGCTCGCCGCGCCGATCTGGACCCGGGCGAACGCCCCGGTGTTCCGCGGCTGGGTGGTCCTGGTGCTGCGCGGCGGGGACTTCCTCACCGGCGTGCTCAGCACGGTCAGCCAGGGACACCTGGACGCCGGCCTGGTCGCGATCAACGGCGACGGCAGCCGCGCCGAGGTCGCCCGGCTGCACGTGCCCGGCGAGCCGGACCTGGTCCGGCACGAGCGGGTCCCGGTCGCCGACCACGTCTGGGAGCTGGATCTGCGCGCCGACAGCGACCGGCTGCCCGGCGCCGGCGGCCACCTGCCGGTCACCGTGCTGGTCGGCGGCCTGATCCTGACCGGACTGCTGGCCTGGCTGGTGCACGTGCTGGCGGCCGGCCGGACCCGTGCCCGGCAGCAGGTCGCCGAGGCCACCGCCGAGCTGCGCGCCGCCGAGGCGGAGAGCCGGCGCCAGGCCGGGCTGCTCGGCGCGATCATGAACACCATCGGCGACGGCGTCAGCGTCGTCGACGGCGCCGGCCGGCTGGTGCTGGAGAACCCGGCGGCGCGGACGCTGACCGGGGTCACCGAGTCCAGCATCCGGCCGGAGGACTGGCAGCGGCACTACGGCGCGTACCGGGCCGACGGGGTCACCCCTCTGCCGCTGGAGGAGATGCCGCTGCTTCGGGCGCTGCACGGCGAGCCGATCGACGGCGCCGAGGTGGTGATCCGCAACGCCGGGCGCCCGGACGGGGCACTGATCAGCATCGACGCCCGCCCGCTGGACCCGAGCGCCGGGCTGCGTGGCGCGGTCGCGGTGCTGCGTGACATCACCGAGCTGCGCCGGTACGAGAAGGACCTGTCGATCTTCGCCGGGGTGGTCGCGCACGACCTGAAAGCGCCGCTCGCCATCGTGCGCGGGCACTGCGAGCTGGCCCTGGACGACCCGGGCGACGAGGACGGGGTGGGCGTGTCGCTGCGCCGGATCGTGCAGGCCGTGGACCGGATGGACACCCTGATCGAGACGCTGCTGGCGTACAGCACCGCGCGAGACGCGCCGCTGCGGATCGGCGTGGTCGACCTGGCGCCGCTGGTCGAGGAGGTGCTGCAGGAGCGCGCCGCGAGCCTGCGCGGCGACGGGTCCGCCCCGCGGTGGCGGGTCGGTCCGCTGCCGGCGGTCCGCGCCGACCCGGCGATGCTGCGGCACGTGCTGGACAACCTGATCGGCAACGCTTTCAAGTACGTCCGCCGCGGCGAGGCGCCGTGGGCCGAGGTGACCGCCGGCCCGGCGGCGCCCGGCTGGGTGCGGATCGAGGTGGCCGACGCCGGCATCGGCATCCCGGACCCGGACAAGCCCCGGGTGTTCGAGTCGTTCCACCGGGCCGAGGGCTCCGCCGGTTACGCCGGCACCGGCCTCGGCCTGGCCATCTGCCGCCGGATCGTGGAGCGGCACGGCGGCGAGATCGGCGTCGAGGACAACCCCGGCGGCGGCGCCCGGTTCCACTTCACCCTGCCCGCCGCGACCGTCACAGAGGAGACCGACATGAACAACATTCCGGCCGAACCCGCCGAGCAGGACGACGCCCAGGTGCGTGCGGCGCTGGACCGCGCCCTGGCCGAGCGGGCCGCCATCCTGGACAGCCGGCTGCCGGGCCTGTCCGCGCTGCCGGCCGCCGAGCCGTCGGCGCACGACCCGGCCGCGGCGCGCCTGCGCGCCCCGGTGCCGGACCACCAGCACCGTGACTGA
- a CDS encoding PP2C family protein-serine/threonine phosphatase, with the protein MSTRTPASAGEPRTPPAPVAELPAATPELLRAVFQAASEAMLLCARAGDCVLLVNPAAQALVPGLRPGGSLTEAPLAELAAAAAGGGDSFRSEGPERSLYGLRRDLDGEHYAWYLRDHTDERDRTAALEAERTRAAFLADAGRRLSASLHLRRVLRTTVELAVERLADAAVVILPPVKRQSAWLRLLPRRPIEEGTLAERSLAEVPGLQEALDGFPPIPSRWLDPAQAPGWLFPAGLGPIGALLVIPLPGNAEPAGALLLARTGVDAVFTGPDEALARVFAARTGAALAAATLYRDQVDTTAVLQADLLPPELPATEDFELAGSYQAAREALRVGGDFYEVFVPARAGGDTVIALGDVCGTGPEAAVLTGKVRQTLRALHLVQAGPETMLRVLNQALTEGGRSQRFVTLVVGSVTRADHGRIRLELANGGHPPPLVLRADGTVEEVSASGTLIGVMPRTVVRPATVELAPGELLLLHSDGLTEARGGPGGADQFGESRLRRALAECAGLPGAVTLERLRQLVSDWVHGGATDDIAMLTVRAHPRTPLSLRGGGAPNQSPYLMAARRAERRARPRA; encoded by the coding sequence ATGTCAACCCGTACGCCGGCCTCGGCCGGCGAACCACGGACACCTCCGGCCCCGGTCGCCGAGCTGCCGGCCGCGACCCCGGAACTGCTGCGCGCCGTCTTCCAGGCGGCCAGTGAGGCGATGCTGCTGTGCGCCCGCGCCGGTGACTGCGTGCTGCTGGTCAATCCGGCCGCGCAGGCCCTCGTGCCCGGGCTGCGGCCGGGCGGCTCGCTGACCGAGGCGCCACTGGCCGAACTGGCCGCGGCCGCCGCCGGCGGCGGCGACTCGTTCCGCTCCGAGGGTCCCGAGCGGTCGCTGTACGGCCTGCGCCGCGACCTCGACGGCGAGCACTACGCCTGGTACCTGCGCGACCACACCGACGAGCGGGACCGGACCGCGGCGCTGGAGGCCGAACGCACCCGTGCGGCCTTCCTGGCCGACGCCGGGCGACGGCTGTCCGCCTCGCTGCACCTGCGCCGGGTGCTGCGCACCACCGTGGAACTGGCCGTCGAGCGGCTGGCCGACGCCGCCGTGGTGATCCTCCCGCCGGTCAAACGGCAGAGCGCCTGGCTGCGGCTGCTGCCCCGGCGCCCGATCGAGGAGGGCACCCTGGCCGAGCGCAGCCTCGCCGAGGTCCCCGGCCTGCAGGAGGCGCTGGACGGGTTCCCGCCGATCCCCAGCCGCTGGCTCGACCCGGCCCAGGCGCCCGGCTGGCTGTTCCCGGCCGGGCTGGGCCCGATCGGCGCGCTGCTGGTCATCCCGCTGCCCGGCAACGCCGAGCCGGCCGGCGCGCTGCTCCTGGCCCGCACCGGCGTGGACGCGGTCTTCACCGGGCCTGACGAGGCCCTCGCCCGGGTGTTCGCGGCCCGGACCGGCGCCGCCCTCGCCGCCGCCACCCTCTACCGCGACCAGGTCGACACCACCGCGGTGCTGCAGGCCGACCTGCTGCCCCCGGAGCTGCCCGCGACCGAGGACTTCGAGCTGGCCGGCTCCTACCAGGCCGCCCGCGAGGCGCTGCGCGTCGGCGGCGACTTCTACGAGGTGTTCGTCCCCGCCCGGGCCGGCGGCGACACCGTGATCGCGCTCGGCGACGTGTGCGGCACCGGGCCGGAGGCGGCGGTGCTGACCGGCAAGGTGCGCCAGACACTGCGCGCGCTGCACCTGGTGCAGGCCGGACCGGAGACCATGCTGCGGGTGCTCAACCAGGCGCTCACCGAGGGCGGGCGCTCGCAGCGGTTCGTGACCCTGGTGGTCGGCTCGGTGACCCGCGCCGACCACGGCCGGATCCGGCTCGAACTGGCCAACGGCGGCCACCCGCCGCCCCTGGTGCTGCGGGCCGACGGCACGGTCGAGGAGGTGTCGGCCAGCGGGACGCTGATCGGGGTGATGCCCCGGACGGTCGTCCGGCCGGCCACCGTCGAGCTGGCCCCCGGGGAGCTGCTCCTGCTGCACAGCGACGGGCTGACCGAGGCGCGCGGCGGCCCGGGCGGCGCCGACCAGTTCGGCGAGTCCCGGCTGCGGCGGGCGCTGGCCGAGTGCGCCGGGCTGCCCGGCGCGGTCACCCTGGAACGGCTGCGCCAGCTGGTCTCCGACTGGGTGCACGGCGGCGCCACCGACGACATCGCGATGCTCACCGTGCGCGCACACCCCCGGACCCCGTTGAGCCTGCGCGGCGGCGGCGCGCCGAACCAGTCGCCGTACCTGATGGCCGCCCGCCGCGCCGAGCGAAGGGCACGACCGCGCGCATGA
- a CDS encoding LamG-like jellyroll fold domain-containing protein, with amino-acid sequence MKMFKLSTLVLLTVPAMAAPAAAAPAVDAPPTLVARYNFDGGAEGGKIADLSGRGSSLTVRGADNGTVAINTEGAGRYAAFPAVCAATGACPRAMLEAPNDADLNPGTRNFRWAASVRVTQAQLKGKANIMQKGLAGTSSVWKLQLTGKTGRAQCVMTGKGTGQSFTATSARSVADGNWHKIVCERSATSLSISVDGEPGSRATIPATLSVDNTMPLRIGAPNFNPTSDYYHGQLDDIYVQLG; translated from the coding sequence ATGAAGATGTTCAAGCTCTCCACGCTGGTCCTGCTGACGGTCCCGGCGATGGCCGCGCCCGCAGCCGCCGCGCCCGCGGTGGACGCCCCACCGACCCTGGTGGCCCGCTACAACTTCGACGGCGGGGCGGAAGGCGGCAAGATCGCCGACCTGTCCGGCCGAGGCTCCAGCCTCACCGTCCGCGGCGCCGACAACGGCACGGTGGCGATCAACACGGAGGGGGCCGGCCGGTACGCCGCGTTCCCCGCCGTCTGCGCGGCCACCGGCGCCTGCCCGCGCGCCATGCTCGAAGCGCCCAACGACGCCGACCTCAACCCCGGCACCCGTAACTTCCGGTGGGCGGCCAGCGTCCGGGTCACCCAGGCGCAGCTGAAGGGCAAGGCCAACATCATGCAGAAGGGGCTGGCCGGGACCTCCAGCGTCTGGAAGCTGCAGCTGACCGGCAAGACCGGCCGTGCGCAGTGCGTGATGACCGGCAAGGGCACCGGCCAGTCGTTCACCGCCACCTCCGCCCGCTCGGTGGCCGACGGCAACTGGCACAAGATCGTTTGCGAGCGCTCGGCGACGAGCCTGTCCATCTCGGTCGACGGCGAACCCGGCTCGCGCGCCACCATCCCGGCCACGCTGTCGGTGGACAACACCATGCCGTTGCGCATCGGCGCCCCGAACTTCAACCCGACCAGCGACTACTACCACGGCCAGCTCGACGACATCTACGTCCAGCTGGGCTGA